In a single window of the Gossypium hirsutum isolate 1008001.06 chromosome D02, Gossypium_hirsutum_v2.1, whole genome shotgun sequence genome:
- the LOC107908106 gene encoding uncharacterized mitochondrial protein AtMg00860-like: MVFIDDILVYSTTKNEHDEHLRIVLQILREKQLYAKFSNHGGSAEGIRVDPQKIEVVLDWKQPKNVSDIRNFLGLLELGKEFTVYSDPSYVGLGCVLIQDGKVVAYASHQLKTHEASTVYRP, translated from the exons atggtgttcatcgatgacatattggtttattcgacGACTAAGAATGAGCACGATGAGCACCTTAGGATTGTTCTtcagattttgagggaaaagcagctctatgctaagtttagcaa TCATGGGggttctgctgaggggattcgagtcgatcctcaaaaaattgaggTTGTATTGGActggaagcagcctaagaatgTGTCTGATATCCGTAACTTTTTGGGGCTG CTTGAACTTGGAAAGGAGTTCACGGTTTATAGTGATCCATCAtatgtcggtttgggatgtgtgttgatacaGGATGGTAAGGTAGTTGCATATGCATCTcatcagcttaagacacatgaggcCTCCACAGTCTATCGTCCATGA